A region of Subtercola boreus DNA encodes the following proteins:
- a CDS encoding fumarylacetoacetate hydrolase family protein, translating to MRFIGLDIDGSPWVARLGDDGVLPITTVDEFWADAAGWMKRAEAATGDLLPRGERREIPFVPPAARVFCIGLNYRAHAAEGGFTPPEYPTIFGRWTASLSVSGVAVPLPLGEQGLDWEAEVAAYIGTPVWNADETESAASVFGYSTFNDLTARRAQKLTAQWTLGKNADKSGPAGPLVTADEVGSLEDGLQVRTRVNGTEVQNGNTRDLIFSIPSIISLISRTLTLHPGDVIVSGTPEGVGYVRTPPWYLGDGDVVEVEIERLGTLVTPIGGPSAREGA from the coding sequence ATGAGATTCATCGGCCTCGACATCGACGGCTCCCCGTGGGTGGCCCGACTCGGTGACGACGGCGTGCTGCCGATCACGACCGTCGACGAGTTCTGGGCCGACGCCGCAGGCTGGATGAAGCGGGCCGAGGCCGCGACCGGCGACCTGCTCCCGCGCGGCGAGCGCCGGGAGATCCCGTTCGTGCCGCCGGCAGCGCGGGTCTTCTGCATCGGGCTCAACTACCGGGCCCATGCCGCAGAGGGTGGATTCACCCCGCCGGAATACCCCACCATCTTCGGTCGCTGGACCGCCTCGCTGTCGGTGAGCGGCGTCGCCGTTCCCCTGCCGCTCGGCGAACAGGGCCTCGACTGGGAGGCCGAGGTCGCCGCCTACATCGGCACCCCGGTGTGGAACGCCGACGAGACCGAGAGTGCGGCATCCGTCTTCGGCTATTCGACCTTCAACGACCTCACCGCCCGTCGCGCCCAGAAGCTCACCGCCCAGTGGACCCTCGGCAAGAACGCCGACAAGAGCGGCCCCGCGGGCCCCCTGGTGACGGCCGACGAAGTGGGCAGCCTCGAAGACGGCCTTCAGGTGCGCACCCGGGTCAATGGCACCGAGGTGCAGAACGGCAACACGCGTGACCTGATCTTCTCGATCCCGAGCATCATCTCGTTGATCAGCAGAACCCTCACCCTGCACCCGGGGGATGTCATCGTGAGCGGCACACCCGAGGGCGTCGGTTACGTGCGCACCCCGCCGTGGTACCTCGGCGACGGAGACGTCGTGGAGGTCGAGATCGAACGCCTCGGCACTCTGGTCACCCCGATCGGCGGGCCGAGTGCCCGGGAGGGCGCGTGA
- a CDS encoding FAD-dependent monooxygenase gives MTTPPATPQPTPLAALPDHVPVLIAGGGPSGLFLALELAHRGIRSLVVEPRVDVDPHRPRAKTTNSRTMTHLRRLGLAQALRAAAALDADYSEDVIFCSSLTGFEVKRFRHAFQLHRERFELQPEAGQQIAQPVVETVLREAARRSDLVTLCTGLRVTGVDGHTVTVSTATPISTTAAASSTATTPAVTDAGSRQVHADFLVGADGGTSVVRKSLGIAMQGGSANRSNLNVLFRSTRLADVVTLDPAVQYWVMAPEASGIIGRADLTDTWWAIVQGVDIERSDLDPAALIRAMAGSDIDVDVIATDPWTARMLLADSYGRDGVYLIGDAAHLNPPWGGHGFNTCIGDAANLGWKIAATLDGWGGDALLASYEPERRPVAARTIREAAANGHALANDFADALLGSDSPEGEALRAWASDALDVKRSEFSSLGLVLGYSYADSPLVAPDPEPAPAESPIDYVASARPGMLLPHVWLADGTSVYDLLDDRGFTLFVAAGADFDLDSRHGIPVHTVVLADTALFARWGAPAVLVRPDQHVAWRGSTASHAAAALDRAAGWARTLQEAAP, from the coding sequence ATGACCACGCCACCCGCCACGCCGCAGCCGACGCCGCTCGCCGCGCTCCCCGACCACGTGCCCGTGCTCATCGCCGGCGGCGGGCCGAGCGGGCTGTTCCTGGCGCTCGAACTCGCGCACCGCGGCATCCGTTCGCTCGTCGTCGAACCGCGAGTGGATGTCGACCCCCACCGCCCACGCGCCAAGACCACGAACTCCCGCACCATGACCCATCTGCGCCGACTCGGGCTCGCACAGGCCCTCCGCGCCGCGGCCGCGCTCGACGCCGACTACTCCGAAGATGTGATCTTCTGCTCGAGCCTGACCGGTTTCGAGGTGAAGCGGTTCCGGCACGCCTTCCAGCTGCACCGCGAGAGGTTCGAACTGCAGCCGGAGGCCGGCCAGCAGATCGCGCAGCCGGTCGTCGAGACGGTGCTGCGGGAGGCGGCCCGCCGCTCCGACCTCGTGACGCTCTGCACAGGGCTCCGCGTGACGGGCGTCGATGGCCACACCGTGACCGTCTCCACTGCCACACCGATCTCCACCACCGCAGCGGCCTCCTCCACCGCAACGACTCCCGCCGTCACAGACGCCGGCAGCCGACAGGTGCACGCCGATTTCCTCGTGGGAGCGGATGGCGGAACCTCCGTCGTTCGCAAGAGCCTCGGCATCGCGATGCAGGGCGGCTCGGCGAACCGGTCGAACCTGAACGTGCTGTTCCGGTCGACCCGCCTCGCCGACGTCGTGACCCTCGACCCCGCGGTGCAGTACTGGGTGATGGCTCCGGAGGCCTCGGGCATCATCGGCCGCGCAGACCTCACCGACACGTGGTGGGCGATCGTGCAGGGCGTGGACATCGAGCGGAGTGACCTCGACCCCGCGGCACTCATCCGCGCCATGGCCGGTTCAGACATCGACGTCGATGTCATCGCCACCGACCCCTGGACCGCCCGCATGCTGCTCGCCGACAGTTACGGCCGCGACGGCGTGTACCTCATCGGCGACGCTGCCCACCTCAACCCTCCGTGGGGCGGCCACGGCTTCAACACCTGCATCGGCGACGCCGCGAACCTCGGCTGGAAGATCGCCGCCACCCTCGACGGGTGGGGCGGTGACGCGCTGCTGGCAAGCTACGAGCCCGAACGCCGGCCGGTCGCGGCCCGCACGATCCGCGAGGCGGCCGCGAACGGCCACGCCCTCGCGAACGACTTCGCCGACGCCCTGCTCGGCAGCGACAGCCCCGAGGGCGAAGCACTGCGTGCCTGGGCATCCGACGCCCTCGACGTTAAAAGGAGTGAGTTCAGCTCTCTCGGCCTGGTGCTCGGGTACTCCTACGCCGACTCCCCGCTCGTCGCCCCCGACCCCGAACCGGCACCCGCCGAGAGTCCCATCGACTATGTGGCCTCGGCTCGGCCCGGGATGCTGCTGCCCCACGTCTGGCTCGCCGACGGCACTTCGGTCTACGACCTGCTCGACGACCGGGGTTTCACCCTGTTCGTCGCCGCCGGCGCGGACTTCGACCTCGACAGCAGGCACGGCATCCCCGTTCACACCGTCGTGCTCGCCGACACCGCCCTCTTCGCCCGCTGGGGTGCGCCGGCCGTTCTGGTGCGACCCGACCAGCACGTCGCCTGGCGCGGGTCGACCGCTTCGCATGCCGCGGCCGCACTCGACCGCGCCGCAGGCTGGGCGCGCACCCTCCAGGAGGCAGCCCCGTGA
- a CDS encoding DUF3500 domain-containing protein, translating to MTSSNFRDYVYPPEHPRVASLRGLDARAYAETATTDSFAGPMIEGWAKLYPVAYVGLTTDGHVQPGLFDLRDENAPVREMTAAASTLLDSLETAEAARLRYPLDAHEWRSWANPEFMQHDTGLRLDELSDETVAAILAVVEASLSPEGFRLVRDLMYINGYLGAVVELPALMNERSYNFALYGDPSPDAPWGWQLFGHHVALNCLVVGGQQVVSPVFLGAEPSSVDSGPRAGLRVFDDRIATARALMAALEPSVRHRVVSYAQLVDPAMPPGRIHPGDERHLGGCFRDNAVVPYEGVRVTEFDARGQQLVLELARQFFAILPAGPAAAKLADVEAHLDETWFSWIGGFEGAAPFYFRIQSPVTMLELDHHTGVFLSNDEPGDFHIHTVIRTPNANDYGRVLVELATGRKLIA from the coding sequence GTGACCAGCTCGAACTTTCGCGACTACGTCTATCCGCCCGAGCATCCGAGAGTAGCCTCGCTCCGCGGCCTCGACGCACGCGCCTACGCCGAGACCGCCACGACCGACAGCTTCGCCGGCCCGATGATCGAGGGCTGGGCGAAGCTCTACCCCGTGGCCTATGTCGGGCTCACCACCGACGGGCACGTGCAGCCTGGTCTCTTCGACCTCCGCGACGAGAACGCACCCGTGCGGGAGATGACGGCCGCGGCATCCACTCTGCTCGACTCCCTCGAGACCGCGGAGGCCGCACGGCTCCGCTACCCGCTCGACGCGCACGAGTGGCGCAGCTGGGCGAACCCCGAATTCATGCAGCACGACACCGGTCTGCGGCTCGACGAGCTCTCCGACGAGACCGTCGCCGCCATCCTCGCCGTCGTCGAAGCGAGCCTCAGTCCGGAAGGATTCCGGCTCGTGCGCGACCTGATGTACATCAACGGCTACCTCGGCGCGGTCGTCGAACTGCCCGCGCTGATGAACGAGCGGAGCTACAACTTCGCCCTCTACGGCGACCCCTCGCCCGATGCACCCTGGGGCTGGCAGCTGTTCGGTCACCACGTCGCGCTGAACTGCCTGGTGGTCGGCGGCCAGCAGGTGGTGTCACCCGTCTTCCTCGGCGCAGAACCGAGCTCGGTCGACAGCGGCCCGCGCGCCGGGCTGCGGGTCTTCGACGACCGCATCGCGACCGCCCGCGCCCTCATGGCCGCCCTCGAACCGTCGGTGCGGCATCGGGTCGTCAGCTACGCACAGCTGGTGGATCCCGCCATGCCGCCCGGACGCATCCACCCCGGCGACGAACGTCATCTCGGCGGATGCTTCCGCGACAACGCGGTCGTGCCCTATGAGGGCGTGCGGGTCACCGAGTTCGACGCGCGCGGGCAGCAGCTCGTGCTGGAGCTGGCGCGGCAGTTCTTCGCCATCCTCCCGGCGGGACCAGCCGCGGCGAAACTCGCCGACGTCGAAGCGCACCTCGACGAGACGTGGTTCTCCTGGATCGGCGGCTTCGAGGGTGCTGCTCCCTTCTACTTCCGCATCCAGAGTCCGGTGACCATGCTCGAGCTCGACCACCACACGGGTGTGTTCCTCTCGAACGACGAGCCGGGCGACTTCCACATCCACACGGTCATCCGCACCCCGAACGCGAACGACTACGGCCGCGTGCTCGTCGAACTCGCGACCGGCCGGAAGCTCATCGCGTGA
- a CDS encoding alpha/beta hydrolase, with the protein MRTVEFAAGLKADIYVPASDARGAGEAGDAGVAREALPVILWLHGGAWRVGDRTLAPDLQRYFADRGFAMVSIDYRLSGDAVFPAQLDDVRTAIRWVKEHAADYSFDPDAIGLWGSSAGGHLAALAAVTADAADIATAVHAVVDGYGAADLLAPDQDVPPTVGLLGGPVQERRDLAIAASPARHVTSSAPPFLILHGGADPLVPASQSVTLFEALAAADVPATLYVIDGFGHGFFNPVGGEELAGPPIDAGHLEADPHANATVRVHPAAPGDAISPPAASFDLIESFFRTHLTRP; encoded by the coding sequence ATGAGAACGGTGGAATTCGCGGCCGGCCTGAAGGCCGACATCTACGTGCCTGCCAGTGATGCCCGGGGTGCCGGCGAGGCTGGCGACGCCGGCGTCGCGCGCGAAGCCCTGCCGGTCATCCTCTGGCTGCACGGCGGAGCCTGGCGGGTCGGCGACCGCACCCTCGCCCCCGACCTGCAGCGCTACTTCGCCGACCGCGGATTCGCGATGGTGAGTATCGACTACCGGCTCAGCGGCGACGCCGTGTTCCCCGCGCAGCTCGATGACGTGCGCACGGCGATCCGCTGGGTGAAGGAGCACGCCGCCGACTACAGCTTCGACCCCGACGCGATCGGCCTCTGGGGCTCGTCGGCGGGCGGGCACCTCGCGGCCCTCGCAGCGGTGACCGCCGATGCGGCGGATATCGCCACCGCCGTGCACGCGGTCGTCGACGGTTACGGCGCGGCAGACCTGCTCGCCCCCGACCAGGACGTTCCGCCGACCGTGGGCCTCCTCGGCGGCCCCGTGCAGGAGCGCCGCGACCTCGCCATCGCGGCAAGCCCGGCCCGCCACGTGACATCCTCAGCACCGCCGTTCCTCATCCTGCACGGCGGCGCCGACCCGCTCGTGCCCGCCAGCCAGAGCGTCACCCTCTTCGAGGCGCTGGCGGCCGCCGACGTGCCTGCCACCCTCTACGTGATCGACGGCTTCGGCCACGGCTTCTTCAACCCGGTCGGGGGCGAGGAACTGGCCGGCCCGCCGATCGACGCGGGGCACCTCGAAGCCGACCCGCACGCGAACGCGACTGTGCGCGTGCACCCCGCGGCTCCCGGCGACGCCATCAGCCCGCCCGCGGCATCCTTCGACCTCATCGAATCCTTCTTCCGCACCCACCTCACCCGCCCCTGA
- a CDS encoding quercetin 2,3-dioxygenase, with translation MPDTPPTPVVNQLPGETLPYVMSAGEGARYEIDGRLFTLIARPEDTGSLFGAHYVSGGRGAEAPFAVHATEHQTVVVFDGLVHFWLGDRARILAPGDTVSIPAGTPFAYRFASNYTRILLYSAGGASLGLVPRVGLPVDAHVHPARPEHPVTVDELRDVGAEFGIGYPDLQKTDAALQHDETRPAGTVPYFLSSGEGERTRTFNQLNTFLSRGENTGSDYFAMHTTGAKAGYIPLHFHQRHTENFLCLEGRIWLHVNGREVLLTKGDFVHAPAGTIHSFSLDSNHTQMIGFLAPSIFEKFFDYMNEPTTDAVYPEGGEFFFPGEGFARAQAELDLVVVGAPPARTVALDV, from the coding sequence ATGCCCGACACCCCACCCACCCCCGTGGTCAACCAGCTGCCCGGTGAGACCCTCCCCTACGTCATGAGTGCCGGCGAAGGTGCCCGCTACGAGATCGACGGACGCCTGTTCACTCTCATCGCCCGCCCCGAAGACACCGGATCCCTGTTCGGCGCCCACTACGTCTCCGGCGGGCGCGGCGCCGAAGCCCCGTTCGCCGTGCACGCCACCGAGCACCAGACCGTCGTCGTCTTCGACGGACTCGTGCACTTCTGGCTCGGCGACCGGGCCCGCATCCTCGCCCCCGGCGACACCGTCTCGATCCCGGCCGGCACGCCGTTCGCCTACCGCTTCGCCAGCAACTACACGCGCATCCTCCTCTACTCCGCGGGCGGCGCCTCCCTCGGGCTCGTGCCCCGCGTCGGCCTGCCGGTCGATGCCCACGTGCATCCGGCCCGCCCCGAGCATCCGGTGACCGTCGACGAACTGCGCGACGTCGGCGCCGAATTCGGTATCGGCTACCCCGACCTGCAGAAGACGGATGCCGCCCTGCAGCACGACGAGACCCGGCCGGCCGGCACGGTGCCCTACTTCCTGAGCTCGGGCGAAGGCGAGCGCACGCGCACCTTCAACCAGCTCAACACCTTCCTCTCGCGCGGCGAGAACACCGGCTCCGACTACTTCGCGATGCACACCACGGGGGCGAAGGCGGGATACATTCCCCTGCACTTCCACCAGCGGCACACCGAGAACTTCCTCTGCCTGGAGGGGCGCATCTGGCTGCACGTCAACGGACGCGAGGTGCTGCTCACCAAGGGCGATTTCGTGCACGCGCCAGCGGGCACCATCCATTCCTTCTCACTCGACTCGAACCACACCCAGATGATCGGATTCCTCGCACCCTCCATCTTCGAGAAGTTCTTCGACTACATGAACGAACCGACGACGGATGCGGTCTACCCCGAAGGCGGCGAGTTCTTCTTCCCGGGCGAGGGTTTCGCCCGGGCCCAGGCCGAACTCGACCTCGTCGTCGTCGGCGCTCCCCCCGCCCGGACGGTGGCGCTCGATGTCTGA
- a CDS encoding glycoside hydrolase family 1 protein, with amino-acid sequence MSETFAPDFLWGVATAGHQVEGDNNTSDTWFLEHVTPTIFRDPSGRACNSWELWQTDLDLAAGMGLNAFRFSVEWARIEPSPGEFSEEALAHYEALIDGCLARGLAPVVTFSHFTSPHWFAARGGFLDPESADLFARYCGIVMDRFGDRIALAVTFNEPNLCQMLSWANLPPFIADLERATLEAAARAAGVSCYRVGNVMLPEDFAAMTEGMTRAHLAAKAAIKARRPSLPVGLSIAIVDDVALPGGEELRDRKRAEVYDHWLDLARADDFIGVQNYERLTYDASGEVSLPTGTPVNEQGTAVEPDSLRGAVAYAFARSGVPVFVTEHGISAADDTLRAGFIEPSLAGLGQAMAAGIPVLGYCHWSLMDNFEWIFGYSRHLGLHSVDFTTFERTPKPSAAAYAAAVAARRTPTAKFREGLIASS; translated from the coding sequence ATGTCTGAAACCTTCGCGCCCGACTTCCTCTGGGGCGTCGCCACCGCCGGCCACCAGGTCGAGGGTGACAACAACACCAGCGACACCTGGTTCCTCGAGCACGTCACGCCCACCATCTTCCGCGACCCGTCGGGCCGCGCCTGCAACAGCTGGGAGCTCTGGCAGACCGACCTCGACCTCGCCGCCGGCATGGGCCTGAACGCCTTCCGCTTCTCTGTCGAGTGGGCGCGCATCGAGCCCTCCCCCGGCGAGTTCTCGGAGGAGGCCCTCGCGCACTACGAGGCGTTGATCGATGGATGTCTCGCCCGAGGCCTCGCGCCCGTTGTCACCTTCAGCCACTTCACCTCGCCCCACTGGTTCGCCGCGCGTGGCGGCTTCCTCGACCCGGAATCGGCCGATCTCTTCGCCCGCTACTGCGGCATCGTCATGGACCGGTTCGGTGACCGCATCGCCCTGGCCGTGACCTTCAACGAGCCCAATCTCTGCCAGATGCTGAGCTGGGCGAACCTGCCCCCGTTCATCGCCGACCTCGAACGAGCCACCCTCGAAGCCGCCGCTCGCGCAGCCGGCGTCTCGTGCTACCGCGTCGGCAACGTCATGCTCCCCGAGGACTTCGCCGCCATGACCGAGGGCATGACCCGAGCGCACCTCGCAGCGAAGGCCGCCATCAAGGCCCGGCGCCCCTCACTCCCCGTGGGTCTCTCGATTGCCATCGTCGACGACGTCGCCCTCCCCGGCGGCGAGGAGTTGCGCGACCGCAAGCGCGCCGAGGTCTACGACCACTGGCTCGACCTCGCCCGGGCCGATGACTTCATCGGCGTGCAGAACTACGAACGCCTGACCTACGACGCCTCGGGCGAGGTCTCGCTGCCGACCGGCACCCCCGTCAACGAACAGGGCACCGCCGTCGAACCCGACTCCCTGCGGGGCGCCGTCGCCTACGCCTTCGCACGAAGCGGCGTGCCGGTCTTCGTCACCGAGCACGGCATCAGTGCCGCAGACGACACCCTGCGCGCCGGCTTCATCGAGCCGTCGCTCGCTGGCCTCGGCCAGGCCATGGCTGCGGGCATCCCGGTGCTCGGCTACTGCCACTGGTCGCTGATGGACAACTTCGAGTGGATCTTCGGCTACTCCCGCCACCTCGGCCTGCACTCCGTCGACTTCACCACCTTCGAGCGCACCCCCAAGCCGAGCGCCGCCGCCTACGCGGCGGCCGTCGCCGCCCGCCGCACACCGACCGCCAAGTTCCGAGAAGGTTTGATCGCCAGCAGCTAG
- a CDS encoding SIR2 family protein — translation MQILRKAFPVEEQVELDALLAKHREAGEKYRQAFQFLGIRRPPALSERVLKIATLRAYDRTGIDENDLLSMAPELEANQSGWKLPPGQAALGRILSGLPPRLRGPVFTTNFDPLTEIAVRRAGGVATPYIHADDSSFIANLRVQTGASVIHLHGYWRDSQVRNTSDQLEQDRPNLAASLRVTLERHTLLVIGYGGWSDVISRSLLSAIRQQQSGELDVLWCLHESERELTTGSSSEETLSGFSSAPGNVQFYAGIDANVVLPMLEKRIASVLSYDDGRRLSGASLLGWTTITRSELDEVKPNATVAAALTFFDGRIPSWHDAVSSHIPRRDSTIQIFNEISASDAAKLSTLTVLTGPSGEGKSTVSRQVAAMLASDESQNFRVFVLEGDHFGTLASILRLPTDASYLLLIDEAHRFVNRIQDLVKDLQASGRYGIHLLVVSGDTDWASVGGSNFAWNRFVSTNVHQLNGLTHIDATAMVGAWEAIGAKALGELQWYDSQEQRVDALLDFSFGEAIAGPGTLLGALLTTRYDRKGLREHIKQLLERLRTRLIPPANNSSLLDALVAISVPHAYGVFALNSSVLADAFDMSPVELNAYILIPLGEEAAITFASGHIVVRHELIASAIIDLCLETGYDLESATKRIVAAAARHILHGGYSPGMAQITYLASRITDMPKLALVAADAAVEAAPDRLSYRTSRSKVLRTARRAIDAATENESSLPLILHPDNVNQARGYFVEWGVVEGLLENFARNAMLAGVALQDGVSLGGLDTEQSERGLSCLVLALRRLQENNPQPEILQALAAATVLARACGQKSATGREWLRVAERMVDKNGASYPKLDGSDSATKALRIGLNACRARLERPFPTAFPRTDFQFLSLQRLLANPRQWY, via the coding sequence TTGCAGATACTCCGGAAAGCGTTCCCGGTCGAGGAGCAGGTTGAACTGGATGCACTGCTGGCGAAACATAGAGAGGCGGGAGAAAAGTATCGACAAGCTTTCCAGTTTCTCGGTATTCGTCGCCCTCCGGCATTGTCCGAGCGCGTCCTAAAAATTGCCACACTTAGGGCATACGACCGAACCGGGATCGATGAGAATGACCTATTGTCCATGGCTCCGGAACTGGAAGCGAACCAGAGCGGATGGAAGCTTCCGCCGGGACAGGCCGCACTCGGCCGAATTCTCTCGGGTCTTCCACCTCGTTTGCGTGGCCCTGTCTTCACGACCAACTTCGATCCCTTAACCGAGATTGCGGTACGACGAGCGGGCGGGGTTGCAACACCCTACATACATGCAGACGACAGTTCATTTATTGCTAATTTACGAGTACAGACGGGCGCGAGCGTCATCCATCTGCACGGCTATTGGCGAGACTCGCAGGTGCGCAACACCTCAGATCAGTTAGAACAAGATCGGCCCAACCTAGCGGCTTCCCTTCGAGTGACTTTGGAGAGACATACTCTCTTGGTGATCGGTTATGGCGGATGGTCCGACGTGATTTCTCGATCGCTCCTTAGCGCGATAAGGCAGCAGCAGAGCGGCGAGCTTGACGTTTTGTGGTGCTTGCATGAAAGTGAACGTGAACTCACGACGGGATCATCAAGCGAAGAAACCCTGAGCGGTTTCTCAAGTGCCCCGGGAAATGTGCAGTTCTACGCGGGAATCGACGCGAACGTGGTGCTGCCAATGCTCGAAAAAAGAATTGCTAGCGTCCTCAGTTACGACGACGGGCGCCGCCTAAGCGGTGCCAGTCTCCTCGGCTGGACGACCATCACCCGCTCGGAGCTCGATGAGGTGAAGCCAAACGCTACCGTCGCTGCGGCTTTGACCTTTTTTGACGGCCGAATTCCGTCTTGGCACGACGCCGTGAGTTCTCATATACCAAGACGTGACTCGACGATACAGATCTTCAACGAAATTTCAGCTTCAGATGCCGCGAAATTGTCTACTTTGACCGTGCTAACGGGGCCTAGTGGCGAAGGAAAGTCTACGGTTTCGCGTCAGGTGGCTGCGATGCTAGCAAGCGATGAATCTCAAAACTTTCGCGTCTTCGTTCTGGAGGGTGATCACTTTGGAACGCTTGCTTCCATTCTTCGGTTACCGACGGATGCCTCTTACCTTCTGCTGATAGATGAGGCCCATAGGTTTGTAAATCGAATCCAAGATTTGGTAAAGGATCTTCAAGCCTCTGGCCGCTACGGAATCCACCTTCTTGTTGTTAGCGGCGATACTGATTGGGCTTCGGTTGGAGGCTCGAATTTTGCGTGGAACCGATTCGTCTCAACGAACGTCCACCAACTAAACGGCTTGACTCATATCGACGCTACGGCGATGGTCGGTGCGTGGGAAGCGATTGGCGCCAAGGCGCTGGGTGAACTTCAGTGGTACGACTCACAGGAACAACGTGTAGATGCGCTCTTGGATTTCTCATTTGGCGAGGCGATTGCCGGACCGGGAACACTCTTGGGTGCGCTGCTCACCACGCGGTACGACCGCAAAGGACTGCGAGAACACATCAAACAACTTTTGGAGCGTTTGCGCACCCGACTCATTCCCCCAGCTAACAATTCGTCGTTGCTGGACGCGTTGGTAGCTATCTCGGTCCCGCACGCCTACGGTGTTTTCGCGCTAAACTCCTCTGTCCTGGCTGACGCGTTCGACATGAGTCCTGTCGAACTCAACGCCTACATCCTGATTCCGCTTGGCGAAGAAGCGGCAATCACTTTTGCGTCTGGCCACATAGTTGTGCGTCATGAGCTGATCGCTTCGGCAATCATCGACCTCTGCCTGGAAACAGGCTACGACCTTGAGTCGGCAACCAAACGCATTGTCGCTGCAGCGGCCCGCCACATACTTCATGGCGGCTACAGCCCTGGGATGGCGCAGATTACATACCTTGCGTCCCGCATTACGGACATGCCAAAGCTCGCTTTAGTTGCTGCCGATGCCGCGGTTGAGGCTGCACCGGACAGACTCTCCTACCGGACTTCGAGGAGTAAAGTGCTCCGCACCGCGAGAAGAGCGATTGACGCAGCAACCGAAAACGAATCTTCGTTACCGTTAATCCTTCACCCTGACAATGTGAATCAGGCTCGAGGTTACTTTGTGGAATGGGGGGTAGTTGAGGGGTTGCTTGAGAACTTCGCACGCAATGCGATGTTGGCGGGAGTAGCGCTTCAAGATGGAGTATCCCTCGGCGGGCTAGACACGGAACAATCCGAAAGAGGACTATCTTGCCTCGTATTAGCCCTCCGCCGGCTGCAGGAAAACAATCCACAACCCGAGATCCTGCAGGCGCTTGCTGCTGCCACTGTCCTTGCTAGAGCTTGTGGGCAGAAGTCGGCAACTGGGCGGGAATGGCTTCGAGTGGCGGAGCGAATGGTCGACAAAAATGGAGCGAGTTATCCGAAGCTCGATGGCAGTGACTCTGCGACCAAGGCGCTCAGAATCGGGCTAAATGCATGCCGGGCCCGACTTGAGAGGCCATTCCCGACTGCATTTCCACGAACCGACTTCCAATTCTTATCATTGCAAAGGCTTCTCGCAAATCCCAGACAGTGGTACTAA
- a CDS encoding family 1 glycosylhydrolase: MPVFVTEHGISAADDTLRAGFIEPSLAGLGQAMAAGIPVLGYCHWSLMDNFEWIFGYSRHLGLHSVDFTTFERTPKPSAAAYAAAVAARI, from the coding sequence GTGCCGGTCTTCGTCACCGAGCACGGCATCAGTGCCGCAGACGACACCCTGCGCGCCGGCTTCATCGAGCCGTCGCTCGCTGGCCTCGGCCAGGCCATGGCCGCGGGCATCCCGGTGCTCGGCTACTGCCACTGGTCACTGATGGACAACTTCGAGTGGATCTTCGGCTACTCCCGCCACCTCGGCCTGCACTCCGTCGACTTCACCACCTTCGAGCGCACCCCCAAGCCGAGCGCCGCCGCCTACGCGGCGGCCGTCGCCGCCCGCATCTGA
- a CDS encoding DUF2461 domain-containing protein, translating to MTFTGFGSDASNFFQALAKDNSREFFQAHRQQYDDAVRQPLEDLLGEAEKIYGPGRVMRPNRDVRFSRDKSPYKTNASMWAGSVGGVYLSLNARHLEVGGGIYEPSRDQLARARTAIDSVPTAASRLTEIIDALVSSGFEMAGPSLKTAPRGYDRDHPNIELLRLKHYAALTTLPVSALPKRILGAWEAVEALIEWGDTHVGAAQSWP from the coding sequence ATGACGTTCACCGGATTCGGCTCAGATGCGAGTAACTTCTTTCAGGCTCTCGCGAAGGACAATTCACGAGAGTTCTTCCAAGCGCACCGGCAGCAGTACGACGATGCCGTTCGGCAGCCTCTCGAAGATCTGCTCGGTGAAGCGGAGAAGATCTACGGACCCGGTCGCGTGATGCGACCCAACCGGGATGTCCGGTTCAGTAGGGACAAATCGCCCTACAAGACCAACGCCAGCATGTGGGCCGGCTCGGTCGGGGGCGTCTATCTCAGCCTGAACGCCCGGCACCTCGAAGTTGGCGGGGGTATCTACGAGCCGAGCCGGGATCAGTTGGCGCGCGCTCGGACTGCCATCGACTCTGTTCCCACAGCTGCATCGCGGCTGACGGAGATCATCGACGCCCTCGTCTCCTCAGGCTTCGAGATGGCCGGCCCGTCTCTGAAGACCGCACCCCGAGGCTACGACCGCGACCATCCCAACATCGAACTCCTCCGCTTGAAGCACTACGCGGCACTCACAACGCTCCCGGTCAGCGCTCTACCGAAGAGGATCCTGGGCGCCTGGGAGGCCGTTGAAGCGCTCATCGAATGGGGAGACACCCACGTGGGCGCGGCCCAGTCCTGGCCGTGA